The sequence below is a genomic window from Micrococcales bacterium.
GAGTCCGATGCGATCCCTGGCGATCAGTCCGACGCTGTGCCTGGCGTGAAGCCTGGTGCCGGTTCGCCCGGGAAACCTCGGGCGTGAGGTCTTCCGGTAAGCCGCCGGACTGACTTGATACCGGGTGATCAGTCCTACGCTGTGCCTACTTGAGGTCTTCCGGTATGCCGCCGGATCGACCTGAACGGTTGAATGACTGGGCCAGATCGACTTGAACGCTGGTGTGACAGGGCCGGATCGACTTGAACGCTGGTGTGACAGGGCGGGATCGACCTGAACGGCTGGATGGCTGGTCTGGATCGACTTGAACGGTGGTGTGACAGGGCGGGATCGACCTGAACGGTTGAATGACAAGGCCCAGGCGTTTGCCCAGGTGGGCGGAAACTGCCGTCATCGAGCTGTTCATGTCGATTGGTCGGAGTCATCGAGCTGTTCATGTCGATTGGCCGGAGTCATCGAGCTGTTCATGTCGATTGGCCGGTGTGATTGAGGCGGTCATGTCGACTGGTGGGTGTGATTGGGCTGCTCATGTTGATTGCAGAATGTCATCAAACTGATCGCGACGACTGCGCTGATTGCCGTGTCAGCCGCGGTGCGCGCCCGGGCGTTCGATCATGTGTTCGCCACCGGGGCCGCATCTGCCTTGAATCGGCTCGACCCTGGTTATCCACAGGCGAGCCGCCCATTTGGCATACGGCCGGCGAGAATCGGGCATCATCGGCGCATGACGCTCACGACCCAAGGCATCACTAGCCACCCAGTCCCAGGAATCGCGGATGATCAGGCCGGGTTGTTCACAAGGCAGCAGGCCATAGACCACGGTTTCACATCGAACCAAGTGGCTTATCGGATTCGCAAGGGGTTGTGGGTGCCGGTGGCCGGAGACGCGCTGGCACCGGCCGGTTTGCCGGTCGGTGCCACCAGGAGCTGCTGGGCCGCCTGGTTGACCTGGCCAGATTCCGTGGTGATTGGGCCAGTGGCGCTGGCTGCCCAGCTACCCGCGGCACCGTTGCCAGTGATAAATGAAATCACCTGCGCCGTTCCGTCCAGGCGGCGCCGCAGACGGGGCATACGGCCGCGTCAACTGGTGTTGACCAGCGACGAGGCCCGGCAGGTTGGCGGAGGTCGGCTCCAGCAAGTCGTCTGGGCGGCGGTCGACACTCTGGCTTACCTCGACAAGGCTCATGCCGATTCGCTCTTCGCCTGGCTGATCACACGCAACAGAATCACGCCGAACCAATTCGCCAACGTGGTGGCAGCCAGGGCGAACCATCGAGGCGTTGTGACGCTCAGGGAATACCACGAGTGGATCGCCCTGGGGGTAGCCTCGGCTCTCGAGTTCAAGGCCGTGAGAGTCCTGCAGGCGGCGGGCATCGAGGGCTTCGAGCTGAATGTGACCATCCGGATTGGCCGGAATTGGATCAATGTTGACGTTCTATTCCGGTCGGAAAAGGTGGTGGTCGAGGCGGACGGCCGGGCCTTCCACAGCGCGGAGGACGCGTTCAACACAGACCGGGAACGGAGCAATGCGCTCGAAGCGGCTGGCTACCGCGTCATTCGCGTTACTTGGAAGATGCTGACAGAGAACCCGGACCGGTTCGTCGCCCAACTCAGGGCCACCCTTCGACAGGGCCAATGACAACCGCACTTCTCCTAGCCCGCCACCGGGCTGCCAGCGGCTGGCTACCGCGTCATTCGCGTTACCTGGAAAATGCTGACAGAGAACCCGGACCGGTTCGTCGCCCAACTCAGGGCCACCCTTCGACAGGGCCAGTAACCAAGTCGCCAACGAACTGCCCGGTGCCAAATCGCGGCAGGATCTGCCACAAAGGCTGACGCTGGCCCCGCCGGACAGCCGCCTGATTTGGCGCCCGAGGTGCCACCGAAGCCACCTTAGGCTTCCTTGCTGGATCGACCTGAACGCTGGTGTGACAGGGCGGGATCGACCTGAACGGCTGGATGGCTGGTCTGGATCGACTTGAACGGTGGTGTGACAGGGCGGGATCGACCTGAACGCTGGTGTGACAGGGCGGGATCGACCTGAACGGTTGGATGCCTGGTTCGGATCGACCTGAACGGTTGAATGACAAGGCCCGGGCGTTTGCCCAGGTGGGCGGAAACTGCCGTCATCGAGCCGTTCATGTCGATTGGCCGGAGCCATCGAGCTGTTCATGTCGATTGACCGGCGTGATTGAGGCGGTCATGTTGATCGACTAAACCCGGCACCCTTGATCGGTGCTCGCCAAGTTGCAGCACATTAGCGACACAAGGCATGGGGAACCCACGATGGCGCTGGTTACGTGTGGAGAGTGCGCCGCACAGTTTTGAGGCAAGGCAGATGGTTGTGTGAGTGCGACGCCCCATTGGCGTCGTCCGAAACCATACTAATAGCGCAGAGAGCAAAGAAGCTCAGCGCCGGCCTTCATAAGTGGGCGGTTGTCGTCGACGGCGTCCACGCGGCCGACCTTCCCAATGGCGGAGAGGTGCCCATCG
It includes:
- a CDS encoding endonuclease domain-containing protein, with product MTLTTQGITSHPVPGIADDQAGLFTRQQAIDHGFTSNQVAYRIRKGLWVPVAGDALAPAGLPVGATRSCWAAWLTWPDSVVIGPVALAAQLPAAPLPVINEITCAVPSRRRRRRGIRPRQLVLTSDEARQVGGGRLQQVVWAAVDTLAYLDKAHADSLFAWLITRNRITPNQFANVVAARANHRGVVTLREYHEWIALGVASALEFKAVRVLQAAGIEGFELNVTIRIGRNWINVDVLFRSEKVVVEADGRAFHSAEDAFNTDRERSNALEAAGYRVIRVTWKMLTENPDRFVAQLRATLRQGQ